In Aureibaculum algae, the following are encoded in one genomic region:
- a CDS encoding ABC transporter permease, translating to MNHLSLITKREYLNKVKNKSFIIMTFLSPLIMVGIFALIGFLTQLNNDGVRTISVLDESNLFANEFENTEHTKYDILTGLSLEDAKQLVRKAENYGLLYIPPAENVDAIANKIKFYSEESPSVGVMNGIEDKIEEEARAIKLKESGLDPVLVSKLNIKVRANLETFDGEKTSKAGSYMKLIFGGAAGYLLFMFIIIYGNMIMRSVIEEKTSRIIEIIISSVKPIKLLLGKIFGTTLAGLTQFTVWIIIGGALMIGVSAFFGVEASQGPMAQQQAEMMKQASQNDEAQQMAATIFQEIYNMPLANLIIMFILFFIGGYLLYASLYAAIGAAVDNETDTQQFMLPIIMPLMLAIYVGFFTVIENPHGMVSQVFSYIPFTSPVVMLMRIPFGVPIWQQLLSVLILFGTFYITVLFAAKIYRVGILMYGKKPSYKEIYKWLKY from the coding sequence ATGAATCATTTATCTCTAATTACAAAAAGAGAATATCTTAATAAAGTTAAAAATAAGTCATTTATCATCATGACTTTTTTAAGTCCCCTTATTATGGTGGGCATTTTCGCTTTAATTGGTTTTTTAACACAATTGAATAATGATGGAGTTCGGACAATTTCAGTTCTAGATGAAAGTAATTTATTTGCCAATGAGTTTGAAAATACTGAGCATACCAAATATGATATTTTAACAGGTTTAAGCTTAGAAGACGCTAAACAATTAGTGAGAAAAGCTGAAAATTATGGGTTGTTATATATACCGCCTGCTGAAAATGTAGATGCCATTGCCAATAAAATTAAATTTTATTCCGAAGAATCACCTTCTGTTGGAGTAATGAATGGTATTGAAGATAAAATTGAAGAAGAAGCCAGAGCTATTAAACTAAAAGAATCGGGTTTAGATCCAGTTCTCGTAAGTAAATTAAATATAAAAGTAAGAGCCAATTTAGAAACTTTTGATGGGGAAAAGACATCAAAGGCGGGTAGCTACATGAAATTGATATTTGGAGGGGCCGCAGGGTATTTGTTATTTATGTTTATCATTATTTATGGAAACATGATTATGCGAAGTGTGATTGAAGAAAAAACGAGTCGAATTATTGAAATAATAATTTCCTCTGTAAAACCAATAAAATTATTATTAGGTAAAATATTTGGAACTACTTTGGCGGGTTTAACTCAATTTACAGTTTGGATAATAATTGGAGGTGCTTTGATGATTGGTGTTTCTGCTTTTTTCGGAGTGGAAGCATCTCAAGGACCAATGGCACAACAACAGGCGGAAATGATGAAACAGGCATCGCAAAATGATGAGGCTCAGCAAATGGCAGCGACTATATTTCAAGAGATTTACAATATGCCATTAGCTAACCTTATTATAATGTTTATTCTATTTTTTATAGGAGGATATTTATTATATGCTTCACTTTATGCGGCAATTGGGGCAGCAGTAGATAATGAAACAGATACACAACAATTTATGTTGCCTATTATTATGCCTCTAATGTTGGCAATTTATGTCGGTTTTTTTACCGTAATTGAAAATCCACATGGAATGGTGTCACAAGTTTTTTCTTACATTCCGTTTACATCACCAGTAGTTATGTTAATGCGTATTCCTTTTGGTGTACCTATTTGGCAACAATTATTGTCGGTTTTAATATTGTTTGGAACATTTTATATCACCGTACTATTTGCAGCTAAAATTTATAGAGTGGGTATTTTAATGTATGGTAAAAAGCCAAGCTATAAAGAAATATATAAGTGGTTAAAGTATTAA
- a CDS encoding ABC transporter ATP-binding protein, which yields MSDILVAENIVKNYGDYKALNNVSINVSKGSIFGLLGPNGAGKTTLIRIINQITMPDEGLITLDGEPLKQDHIKDIGYLPEERGLYKSMKVGEQALYLAQLKGLSESEAKARLKYWFDKFEIGDWWNKKIQELSKGMAQKIQFIVTVLHQPKLLIFDEPFSGFDPINANLIKDEILKLREEGATVIFSTHRMESVEELCDDIALIHKSNKILEGKLIDIKRQYKNNMYEVGLITDNKAEVTQNLKENFELSNATFKTLNDELQFNIKIDDKLPVNQLIQHLTSKGELTHFVEVIPSVNDIFIQTVQNN from the coding sequence ATGAGTGATATCCTCGTTGCTGAAAATATAGTTAAAAATTACGGCGATTATAAGGCTTTAAATAATGTTTCTATAAATGTTTCTAAGGGAAGCATTTTTGGACTTTTGGGTCCAAACGGAGCAGGTAAAACAACATTAATTAGAATTATCAATCAGATTACGATGCCTGATGAAGGGTTGATAACTTTGGACGGTGAACCTTTAAAACAAGATCATATTAAAGATATTGGTTATCTGCCTGAAGAACGTGGATTATATAAATCTATGAAAGTAGGGGAGCAGGCTCTTTATTTGGCACAATTAAAAGGATTGTCGGAATCAGAAGCCAAGGCAAGATTAAAATATTGGTTTGATAAGTTTGAAATTGGCGATTGGTGGAATAAGAAAATTCAAGAACTATCTAAGGGGATGGCTCAAAAAATACAGTTTATAGTAACTGTACTTCATCAGCCAAAATTATTAATATTTGATGAACCTTTTAGTGGTTTTGATCCTATTAATGCAAACCTTATTAAAGATGAAATTCTAAAACTAAGAGAAGAAGGTGCTACCGTAATTTTTTCTACACACCGTATGGAATCTGTAGAAGAACTTTGTGATGATATTGCTCTGATACACAAATCAAATAAAATTTTGGAAGGCAAGTTAATTGACATAAAGCGTCAATACAAAAACAACATGTATGAGGTAGGCTTGATTACTGATAATAAAGCAGAAGTAACTCAGAACTTGAAAGAGAATTTTGAGTTGTCAAATGCTACATTTAAAACCTTAAATGACGAATTGCAATTCAATATCAAAATTGACGATAAACTACCTGTGAATCAACTCATACAGCATTTGACTTCGAAAGGAGAACTTACTCATTTTGTTGAGGTAATTCCAAGTGTAAATGATATTTTTATTCAAACTGTTCAAAATAATTAA
- a CDS encoding mechanosensitive ion channel family protein: protein MYDIINLLNRPIRFSDSIAITYKGLLIVIIALIATSFVLKWIRKLVTRKLPKQDQVKFVSLFSFGRWFIYLIILIITFDNIGVNVTALFTASAALLIGIGLALQTLFQDIISGVFILVDQSVHVGDIIELDGKVGRVEEIKLRTTRAVTVDNKVLVIPNHLYLTNSLYNWTANGIETREVVDVGVAYGSDVKLVESLLLKAVKTHPAILKEPEPKVLFLNFGESSLDFRVAFSINDSFNVRIPKSDIRFEIDRLFRENNVTIPFPQRDVHIYNTDAEK from the coding sequence ATGTACGATATAATTAACCTTCTAAATAGACCAATCAGATTTTCTGACTCAATAGCTATTACCTATAAAGGGTTGTTAATTGTAATAATTGCTCTTATTGCTACATCATTTGTTTTAAAATGGATACGGAAATTAGTTACTCGAAAACTACCGAAACAAGATCAAGTAAAGTTCGTTTCCTTATTTTCTTTTGGACGCTGGTTTATTTATTTAATCATCTTAATCATTACTTTCGATAATATTGGTGTAAATGTAACGGCTCTTTTCACGGCTTCAGCGGCTTTATTAATTGGTATTGGTTTGGCATTACAAACCTTATTTCAAGATATCATCTCTGGAGTATTTATATTGGTAGATCAATCTGTGCATGTGGGTGATATTATTGAATTGGATGGAAAAGTAGGTAGGGTGGAAGAAATAAAACTAAGAACCACCAGAGCGGTTACTGTGGATAATAAAGTATTAGTGATCCCAAATCATTTATATCTAACCAATAGTTTGTATAATTGGACTGCAAATGGTATCGAAACTCGAGAAGTTGTTGATGTTGGTGTTGCCTACGGTAGTGATGTTAAATTGGTTGAGTCTTTACTTCTAAAAGCAGTAAAAACCCACCCTGCAATATTAAAAGAACCAGAGCCCAAAGTTTTATTTCTGAATTTTGGAGAAAGTTCTTTAGATTTTAGAGTTGCTTTTTCAATTAATGACAGTTTTAATGTACGTATTCCAAAAAGTGATATCCGATTTGAAATAGACAGACTGTTTCGTGAAAATAATGTTACCATTCCATTTCCACAAAGAGATGTGCATATTTACAATACAGATGCTGAAAAATAA